A window of Halobellus sp. LT62 contains these coding sequences:
- a CDS encoding anthranilate synthase component II, whose translation MILIIDNYDSFAYNLVQYVGEFEDVVVRRNDAIDVAGVRELDPDGIVVSPGPGTPQQAGISMAIFAETDYPALGVCLGHQALCAAHGAPVGHAPDVVHGKPSLVRHDGSSLYEGVDETFEVGRYHSLAVEPGHIPDVLVETAATDDEQGVVMGVEHVEKPHYGVQFHPESILTDAGKRIVENFCRSIATS comes from the coding sequence ATGATCCTCATCATCGACAACTACGACTCGTTCGCCTACAACCTCGTTCAGTACGTCGGCGAGTTCGAGGACGTCGTAGTGCGTCGAAACGACGCCATCGATGTCGCCGGCGTCCGTGAACTCGATCCCGACGGTATCGTCGTCTCTCCCGGCCCGGGAACGCCGCAACAGGCCGGGATTTCGATGGCGATTTTCGCGGAGACCGACTATCCGGCGCTGGGCGTCTGTCTCGGCCACCAAGCGCTCTGTGCGGCCCACGGTGCGCCAGTCGGCCACGCACCGGACGTCGTCCACGGGAAGCCATCGCTCGTGCGCCACGACGGGAGCAGCCTGTACGAGGGAGTCGACGAGACGTTCGAGGTCGGTCGGTACCACTCGCTGGCGGTCGAACCCGGTCACATCCCCGACGTTCTCGTCGAAACCGCTGCGACGGACGACGAGCAGGGTGTCGTGATGGGTGTCGAGCACGTTGAGAAACCCCACTACGGCGTGCAGTTCCACCCCGAGAGCATCCTCACCGACGCCGGAAAGCGGATCGTCGAGAACTTCTGTCGATCCATCGCAACCTCGTAA
- a CDS encoding PEP/pyruvate-binding domain-containing protein has product MPIRRVLSRLQPMVPPDATSAVLWFDERGADDLDVAGGKGANLTAMVRAGLPVPGGFVVTTEAYRELVDSPAIRDAIARLENVDSSDTDALVTAARDVRSLIESRSLIEAVETAIADAVDSCETAGSFAVRSSATAEDLPSASFAGQHTTFLGVAPADVPDRVRDCMASLFTARAVAYRARTEMAHAESAMAVVVQPMVDAAAAGVLFTADPATGNRRVSSIDASYGLGESIVAGEVTPDHALVNTRSDEVIEYVIGTKRVAFELNTPPIADTGVQATESGGDRTPERGGTRRVDLPNDLRESRVLTDEQLRTLVGLGERVETLLGAPQDLEWALADGRFVLLQSRPITSLFPRPSPTPEDGRLHVYVSMGHMQAMPEAMPPLVRDIWRSYTKNAVSGMDLSASDDLTAEAGGRIYIDVTGFLRRPILRSRLIERIAAINEPISAGLDTIVSRRPEEFPSRGVPITALSQYLGTSARVVRLIGPAIPGIARNVLAALAGRGVTLEDESWTRLGDLFVARVTDGPTPEARARAVFDPVDIRAIIREVYPRISPLFLAFAVGGWLKRTFPDRPEEVNAVGRGFERDVVTRINLGLGDIADIARERPNVVAGLRDGASLSDIAEAEGGKRFREAFDDFLDEFGHRATGEIDLSRPRWREDPSMLLAVVRANLERETTGEHRERIRRLVGEAEAAADSLEGHADHGLFGPLRRRYVRWLIRTYRDTVYLREYPKQEAARAFTAWRTALLEAGERLVDAGALDRRDDVWYLRRDELFAALDGEAVAVDIAARRREHARNSGIDAPPVITSEGEAVRARPEHDALVDGTLAGTGVSSGVVEGVARVIRDPATATIEPGEILVAPSTDPGWTPLFLNAAGLVSEVGGAVSHGALVAREYGLPAVVSVPEATKRIRTGQRVRIDGTRGTVELLDERPEAGDSTSAE; this is encoded by the coding sequence ATGCCGATCCGGCGCGTACTCTCACGTCTCCAACCGATGGTCCCTCCTGATGCCACCTCCGCTGTGCTGTGGTTCGACGAGCGCGGAGCCGATGACCTCGACGTCGCTGGCGGAAAGGGCGCGAACTTGACCGCGATGGTGCGGGCCGGCCTCCCCGTCCCCGGCGGGTTCGTCGTCACCACAGAGGCGTACCGGGAGCTCGTCGACTCACCGGCGATTAGAGACGCGATCGCTCGTCTCGAGAACGTCGATTCCTCAGATACGGACGCACTCGTGACGGCCGCTCGCGACGTTCGCTCGCTTATCGAGAGTCGATCCCTCATCGAGGCCGTCGAGACGGCAATCGCCGACGCTGTCGACTCGTGCGAGACGGCCGGCTCGTTCGCCGTTCGATCGAGCGCCACGGCGGAGGACCTGCCGAGCGCGTCGTTCGCCGGTCAACACACCACCTTCTTGGGCGTCGCACCCGCCGACGTCCCCGATCGCGTCCGCGACTGTATGGCCAGTCTCTTCACCGCCCGAGCGGTCGCCTACCGAGCCCGTACTGAGATGGCTCACGCCGAGTCGGCGATGGCGGTCGTCGTCCAGCCGATGGTCGACGCCGCGGCCGCGGGCGTTCTGTTCACGGCCGATCCCGCGACCGGGAACCGACGCGTCTCGTCGATCGATGCGAGCTACGGTCTCGGGGAGAGTATCGTCGCGGGCGAGGTCACGCCGGACCACGCGCTCGTGAACACCCGGAGCGACGAGGTGATCGAGTACGTGATCGGTACGAAGCGGGTCGCCTTCGAGCTGAATACGCCGCCGATCGCCGATACGGGGGTCCAAGCGACCGAATCCGGCGGGGATCGAACCCCGGAAAGAGGGGGGACGCGGAGGGTCGACCTTCCGAACGACCTCCGAGAGTCGCGCGTCCTCACGGACGAGCAGCTTCGGACGCTCGTCGGGCTCGGCGAGCGCGTCGAAACGCTGCTCGGCGCGCCGCAGGATCTCGAGTGGGCGCTCGCGGACGGCCGATTCGTCCTCCTGCAGTCTCGCCCCATCACCTCGCTGTTTCCGCGACCGTCGCCGACCCCGGAGGACGGCCGCCTCCACGTCTACGTCAGTATGGGTCATATGCAGGCGATGCCGGAGGCGATGCCGCCGCTCGTCCGCGACATCTGGCGGTCGTACACGAAAAACGCGGTCTCGGGTATGGATCTCTCCGCTTCGGACGACCTCACGGCCGAGGCCGGGGGACGGATCTATATCGACGTCACGGGGTTCCTTCGTCGGCCGATCCTCCGCTCGCGGTTGATCGAGCGGATCGCGGCGATCAACGAACCGATCTCGGCCGGCCTCGACACGATCGTATCGCGACGACCTGAGGAGTTCCCCTCCCGAGGAGTCCCGATCACCGCCCTCTCTCAGTATCTCGGGACGTCCGCGCGGGTGGTCCGATTGATCGGCCCCGCGATCCCCGGCATCGCCCGGAACGTCCTCGCGGCGCTGGCCGGTCGGGGGGTCACGCTCGAAGACGAGTCGTGGACCCGATTAGGTGATCTGTTCGTGGCACGGGTCACTGACGGGCCGACGCCGGAGGCCCGCGCTCGCGCCGTGTTTGACCCAGTCGATATCAGGGCGATCATTCGTGAGGTGTACCCGCGAATAAGCCCGTTGTTTCTCGCGTTCGCCGTCGGCGGGTGGCTCAAGCGAACGTTTCCGGATCGGCCCGAAGAGGTGAACGCGGTCGGTCGAGGGTTCGAACGCGATGTCGTCACACGCATCAACCTCGGTCTCGGCGATATCGCGGACATCGCACGGGAGCGTCCGAACGTCGTTGCCGGCCTCCGAGACGGCGCATCTCTCTCCGACATCGCGGAGGCCGAGGGCGGCAAACGCTTCCGCGAGGCGTTCGATGACTTTCTCGACGAATTCGGACACCGCGCGACCGGCGAAATCGACCTCAGCCGACCGCGGTGGCGAGAGGACCCGTCGATGCTCCTCGCCGTCGTCCGTGCGAATCTCGAACGCGAAACGACGGGCGAGCACCGCGAGCGCATCCGACGCCTCGTCGGGGAGGCCGAAGCGGCCGCCGACTCTCTCGAGGGACACGCCGACCACGGCTTGTTCGGGCCGCTTCGCCGCCGATACGTGCGCTGGCTGATACGCACGTACCGCGACACCGTCTACCTCCGGGAATATCCCAAGCAGGAGGCCGCCAGAGCGTTTACCGCGTGGAGAACGGCGCTGCTGGAGGCCGGCGAACGACTCGTCGACGCGGGCGCGCTCGACCGCCGAGACGACGTTTGGTACCTCCGTCGAGACGAGTTGTTCGCCGCGCTCGACGGCGAGGCAGTCGCTGTCGACATCGCTGCCCGCAGGCGGGAACACGCACGCAATTCCGGGATTGATGCGCCTCCCGTGATCACGAGCGAAGGTGAAGCCGTTCGTGCACGCCCCGAGCACGACGCGCTCGTAGACGGGACATTGGCCGGAACGGGCGTTTCCTCGGGCGTCGTCGAGGGGGTGGCCCGCGTCATTCGCGATCCGGCGACGGCGACGATCGAACCCGGGGAGATACTCGTCGCGCCGTCGACAGACCCCGGGTGGACGCCGCTGTTCTTGAACGCCGCCGGGTTGGTCTCCGAGGTCGGCGGTGCGGTCAGCCACGGCGCGCTCGTCGCCAGAGAGTACGGTCTGCCTGCCGTCGTCTCGGTTCCCGAAGCGACGAAGCGGATCCGAACCGGGCAACGCGTCAGAATCGACGGGACCCGGGGGACAGTCGAACTGCTCGACGAACGGCCGGAAGCCGGGGACAGCACGTCGGCCGAGTGA
- a CDS encoding EamA family transporter, which translates to MNPAIVFGFGTMLAWGFWITFGDVASNSIDPEMAAFVSYLTATIVAGAYVVVSDASVAVTNRGLLFSAIAGVAAAIGVLSTFIGVTVGSTAIVSTIGGMYFVTAAVISIVALGEPFSMQKVAGIGLALVAIVVINQ; encoded by the coding sequence GTGAACCCGGCGATCGTCTTCGGTTTCGGGACGATGCTCGCGTGGGGGTTTTGGATCACGTTCGGCGACGTCGCATCGAACAGCATCGACCCGGAGATGGCCGCGTTCGTCTCGTATCTCACCGCGACGATCGTGGCGGGGGCATACGTCGTGGTCTCCGACGCGTCAGTCGCGGTCACGAATCGCGGGCTCCTCTTTTCAGCGATCGCCGGCGTCGCCGCGGCAATCGGCGTCCTATCGACGTTCATCGGTGTCACCGTCGGATCGACGGCGATCGTCTCGACGATCGGCGGGATGTACTTCGTGACCGCCGCCGTGATCAGCATCGTCGCGCTCGGAGAACCGTTTTCGATGCAGAAAGTCGCCGGCATCGGACTCGCGCTCGTCGCCATCGTCGTCATCAACCAGTGA
- a CDS encoding BCCT family transporter: MSGTADPESSQMLTRALSIAFVGSGAIVLVGFFFPSIVGDAITGRSWLLVSLLFFGSGLGYLASLPYEGTEAGSSGSSLLRIRRESVPSILSNLIRMHDPVVLGFPIGVFALYFVLQTVAPAETTAAVGVATDSVLRGVGPLLVGTVFLAVVFCAFLFFGSWGDIKLGGDDVEPTYTFPTYFALVFTAGIAAGIVFWGPAEALFHYQTPPPLFDVGPQSDAAIDVALTYALFHWGLTAWSAYAVVGIPIAYFVFERDAPLRVSSILTPFLGVDGLDSLWGRAVDTMAVFATIGGIATSIALVSQQFLTGVEFQWSVSTGPTAPVLFVGGLAAVYVLSAVTGLHRGIRRIAGVCVLLFAVFALILFAVGPRGFVVSRGADAVGSYLINFVPMSLVMSGSWATEWTVWNWAWWFSWAPFAGTFLAALSRGRRIRTVVLTTVGATSAATMAWFLVVGGTSLSMQHSGQVDVLGAIGARGGSEAVAGFPLLSALPLGDLLLFLFLALIVVFIVTSADTSTLIAAILSSRRGVAPSRGAIALWGAFQAAVALGVILLGGAETLQALAVLTGAPFAVLALVAMAGLALACTRDERGQGHTSLIRRAGERLPTIELHHDVDPPDREK; this comes from the coding sequence ATGAGTGGGACCGCCGACCCCGAGTCGTCACAGATGCTGACCCGGGCCCTTTCGATCGCGTTTGTCGGATCTGGAGCGATCGTACTCGTTGGGTTCTTCTTCCCGTCGATCGTCGGGGACGCGATCACCGGTCGCTCGTGGCTCCTCGTCTCGCTCCTGTTTTTCGGGTCCGGTCTCGGGTACCTCGCGTCGCTCCCGTACGAGGGAACGGAGGCGGGGTCGTCGGGTTCGTCGCTGCTTCGGATCCGGCGAGAATCGGTCCCGTCGATCCTCTCGAATCTCATCAGAATGCACGATCCGGTCGTCCTCGGGTTTCCGATCGGCGTGTTCGCGCTGTATTTCGTCCTTCAGACGGTCGCACCCGCTGAGACGACCGCGGCCGTCGGAGTGGCCACCGATAGCGTCCTCCGCGGCGTCGGACCGCTTCTGGTCGGGACGGTGTTCCTCGCGGTCGTCTTCTGTGCGTTCCTCTTTTTCGGCTCGTGGGGCGACATCAAACTCGGCGGGGACGACGTCGAGCCGACCTACACGTTCCCCACGTACTTCGCGCTCGTCTTCACCGCCGGTATCGCCGCGGGTATCGTGTTCTGGGGCCCCGCGGAGGCGCTCTTTCACTATCAAACGCCGCCGCCGCTATTCGACGTTGGGCCGCAGTCGGACGCCGCGATCGACGTGGCGCTCACGTACGCTCTCTTTCACTGGGGCCTCACCGCGTGGAGCGCGTACGCGGTGGTCGGGATCCCCATCGCGTACTTCGTGTTCGAGCGCGACGCCCCGCTTCGTGTGTCGTCGATTCTGACGCCGTTTCTGGGCGTCGACGGACTCGATTCACTCTGGGGGCGAGCCGTCGACACGATGGCGGTGTTCGCGACGATCGGCGGCATCGCGACATCGATCGCCCTCGTCTCCCAGCAGTTTCTGACCGGCGTCGAGTTCCAGTGGAGCGTGTCGACCGGTCCGACAGCGCCCGTGCTCTTCGTCGGGGGACTCGCGGCCGTCTACGTGTTGTCGGCCGTAACCGGCCTCCACCGCGGAATACGGCGGATCGCAGGCGTCTGTGTCCTCCTGTTCGCGGTGTTCGCACTCATCCTGTTCGCAGTCGGCCCCCGCGGTTTCGTTGTGAGCCGCGGAGCGGACGCCGTCGGATCCTATCTGATCAACTTCGTCCCGATGAGTCTCGTGATGTCGGGGTCGTGGGCGACCGAGTGGACCGTCTGGAACTGGGCGTGGTGGTTCTCGTGGGCCCCGTTCGCCGGAACGTTCCTCGCCGCGCTCTCTCGCGGGCGACGGATCCGAACGGTCGTACTGACGACCGTCGGAGCGACCTCGGCGGCGACGATGGCGTGGTTTCTCGTCGTCGGGGGCACGTCGCTGTCGATGCAGCACAGCGGACAGGTGGATGTCCTCGGGGCTATCGGCGCGCGTGGCGGATCGGAAGCGGTCGCCGGATTCCCGCTGCTGTCGGCGCTGCCGCTCGGTGACCTCCTGTTGTTTCTGTTCTTGGCTCTCATCGTCGTCTTCATCGTCACCTCGGCCGACACGTCGACGCTGATCGCCGCGATCCTCTCGTCCCGTCGGGGCGTCGCCCCCTCTCGCGGTGCCATTGCGCTCTGGGGAGCGTTTCAGGCCGCCGTCGCGCTCGGAGTGATTCTCCTCGGCGGTGCCGAAACGCTGCAGGCGCTCGCGGTTCTGACGGGTGCTCCCTTCGCCGTGCTGGCTCTCGTCGCGATGGCCGGGCTCGCGCTCGCGTGCACACGTGACGAACGAGGGCAGGGCCACACGTCACTGATCCGTCGCGCCGGAGAGCGCCTGCCGACGATCGAACTGCATCACGACGTCGATCCGCCGGACCGCGAGAAGTAG
- a CDS encoding aldehyde ferredoxin oxidoreductase family protein has protein sequence MTDAAPSHVLHVDLSAEAIHREPIPERWLTEYVGGKGLGARYLYDRLAPGTDPLGPDNYLLFMLGPLSGLLPGEPQFAAITRSPLTGTFLDSYSGGNFASALVGALDGALGIAVTGRSDEPQVLEIEDGEATLSPAGDLWGRDVVETCGTFDGAVACVGPAGENRVRYATVASDGGDHHAGRGGAGAVMGAKGLKAVVARGSVPQPAPAVTSLQATYERRFRETDVGRWHAASATLETVDFADEVGVLSTRGWQEGSFEGAENIGIDAVRDAAVDRERGGEREIPGGFRVETSTGESVPRGATPMSLGAGLGIDDFDAVAALGQVCDRLGLDVISAGNAVAWTVRATADGIVDPTTEFDTESTFDFGDEQAARRLIESIATRNSDLGDALADGVEAAADQLGGAELVPTIKSMELPAYDPRGSPTTALAYATSDRGACHRRSLPAETEVFEGDSWDDADRVRLVMREQTITAVLWSLIADDFAGAVLEDDLGAEWLSAVDTPAPDDPAELLRVGERTWTLTRLFNVREGFDAADETLPSVFERPLAGGPAAGNAIDTNWFDGLRRRYYAARGWSDDGIPTRGLLDRLNLSDVVDDDTPVARDSIARCSD, from the coding sequence ATGACTGATGCGGCCCCATCGCACGTCCTCCACGTCGATCTCTCCGCGGAGGCGATCCACCGCGAACCGATCCCGGAGCGGTGGCTGACGGAGTACGTCGGCGGCAAGGGACTCGGGGCCCGCTACCTCTATGACCGACTCGCTCCCGGGACGGACCCGCTCGGCCCCGACAACTACCTGTTGTTTATGCTCGGTCCGCTGAGCGGGCTGCTCCCGGGTGAGCCGCAGTTCGCGGCGATCACCCGCTCGCCGCTGACGGGGACGTTCCTCGACTCCTACAGCGGCGGGAACTTCGCGTCGGCGCTCGTCGGTGCCCTCGACGGGGCGCTCGGTATCGCCGTCACCGGCCGATCCGACGAGCCGCAGGTCCTCGAAATCGAGGACGGCGAGGCGACGCTCTCGCCCGCGGGGGACCTCTGGGGCCGCGACGTCGTCGAGACCTGTGGGACGTTCGACGGCGCGGTCGCCTGCGTCGGTCCGGCGGGCGAGAACCGCGTACGGTACGCGACGGTCGCCTCCGACGGCGGTGATCACCACGCCGGTCGCGGGGGCGCGGGCGCGGTGATGGGCGCGAAGGGACTGAAGGCGGTCGTGGCTCGCGGTTCCGTCCCGCAACCCGCGCCGGCGGTCACGTCGCTCCAAGCGACGTACGAGCGCCGGTTCCGCGAGACCGATGTCGGCCGCTGGCACGCGGCGAGCGCAACGCTCGAAACCGTCGACTTCGCCGACGAGGTCGGCGTCCTCTCGACCCGCGGCTGGCAGGAAGGCTCCTTCGAGGGCGCAGAGAACATCGGCATCGACGCCGTTCGCGACGCGGCGGTCGACCGCGAGCGCGGCGGGGAACGCGAAATTCCGGGCGGCTTCCGCGTTGAGACCTCGACGGGCGAGTCGGTGCCGCGCGGCGCGACGCCGATGTCCTTGGGCGCGGGACTCGGCATCGACGACTTCGACGCCGTCGCCGCGCTCGGTCAGGTATGTGACCGACTCGGCCTCGACGTCATCAGCGCGGGCAACGCCGTGGCGTGGACGGTTCGAGCGACTGCGGACGGAATCGTCGACCCGACAACCGAGTTCGACACGGAGTCGACGTTCGACTTCGGCGACGAACAGGCGGCCCGGCGACTCATCGAGTCGATCGCGACGCGCAATTCCGACCTCGGTGACGCGCTGGCCGACGGCGTCGAGGCCGCGGCGGACCAACTCGGTGGCGCGGAGCTCGTCCCGACGATCAAGTCGATGGAGCTCCCGGCGTACGATCCCCGCGGATCGCCTACGACGGCACTCGCGTACGCGACGAGCGACCGCGGCGCGTGTCACAGACGGTCGCTTCCGGCCGAGACCGAGGTCTTCGAGGGCGACTCGTGGGACGACGCCGACAGGGTCCGATTGGTGATGCGCGAACAGACGATCACGGCGGTCCTCTGGAGTCTGATCGCCGACGACTTCGCCGGCGCGGTGCTGGAAGACGACCTTGGCGCTGAGTGGCTCTCTGCCGTGGACACGCCCGCCCCGGACGACCCGGCGGAACTGCTCCGCGTCGGCGAACGAACGTGGACGCTGACGCGCCTGTTCAACGTCCGCGAGGGGTTCGACGCGGCGGACGAGACGCTTCCGTCCGTGTTCGAGCGACCGCTCGCGGGCGGCCCCGCAGCGGGGAACGCGATCGACACCAACTGGTTCGACGGCCTCCGCCGCCGGTACTACGCCGCGCGCGGCTGGAGCGACGACGGGATCCCCACGCGCGGGCTCCTCGACCGCCTGAACCTCTCGGACGTCGTCGACGACGACACGCCGGTCGCCCGCGACTCGATCGCACGCTGTAGCGACTGA
- a CDS encoding NAD-binding protein, whose protein sequence is MVDSQGESDERPFEEVFYPADRVPLVAWREFTGVKSAVALVAVVTVLAFVTGLSNLSQPDPAVEGPLATVVPMAEGFARFAGVLFAFPLGLVTVGLQRRKRIAWNAALALLPGLVLLPLVTGRATELPLFVLSLSAIPLLALNREGFEQRVDLSSFQIAAIAAIVGVGLYGTVGAYGLRGQFLELDGWGDAFYYVVVTIATVGYGDITPITLEAKLFSLSVILFGTGAFTVAVGALIGPAIESRMAAAFGTMTASELSLLEDHAVVLGYGDVTESFLDSVGGETDVVVVTSDADAASRLSDAGIEVLTDDPTDESALRDVRVDVASGVAVASDDDARNVLAVLATRNVNPDVRIVAVANEETHVEKLDAVGADEIIDLRAIGGRLLGESLLDGQTDDVENDIDSSSSAESGGSDE, encoded by the coding sequence GTGGTTGACTCACAAGGGGAGTCCGACGAACGCCCGTTCGAGGAGGTGTTTTATCCGGCGGATCGGGTCCCGCTCGTCGCGTGGAGGGAATTCACCGGTGTCAAATCGGCCGTTGCGCTGGTAGCCGTCGTAACCGTACTGGCGTTCGTAACCGGCCTCTCGAACCTCAGTCAACCGGATCCCGCCGTCGAGGGACCGCTCGCGACGGTCGTCCCGATGGCGGAGGGGTTCGCAAGGTTCGCCGGCGTGTTGTTCGCCTTCCCGCTGGGACTGGTCACGGTCGGCCTCCAGCGGCGAAAGCGGATCGCATGGAACGCGGCGCTGGCGCTGCTCCCGGGGTTAGTGCTCCTCCCGTTGGTGACCGGGAGGGCGACCGAGCTCCCGCTTTTCGTGCTCAGCCTGTCGGCGATTCCGCTGCTCGCGCTCAACCGCGAGGGGTTCGAACAGCGCGTCGACCTCTCGTCGTTTCAGATCGCGGCCATCGCGGCCATCGTCGGCGTCGGCCTCTACGGGACCGTCGGCGCGTACGGGCTTCGGGGACAGTTCCTCGAATTGGACGGCTGGGGCGACGCGTTCTACTACGTCGTCGTCACCATCGCGACCGTCGGCTACGGCGATATCACGCCGATCACCCTCGAGGCGAAACTGTTCTCGCTGTCGGTGATCCTGTTCGGAACCGGCGCGTTCACCGTCGCCGTCGGGGCGCTCATCGGACCGGCGATCGAATCGCGGATGGCCGCTGCATTCGGAACAATGACTGCATCAGAACTCTCACTGCTCGAGGACCACGCGGTCGTCCTCGGGTACGGTGACGTGACCGAATCGTTCCTCGACAGCGTCGGCGGCGAAACGGACGTGGTCGTCGTGACGTCTGACGCCGACGCGGCTTCGCGTCTGTCGGACGCTGGAATCGAGGTACTGACCGACGATCCAACCGACGAATCCGCACTGCGGGACGTGCGCGTCGACGTCGCGAGCGGCGTCGCTGTCGCGAGCGACGACGACGCGAGAAACGTGCTCGCGGTGCTGGCGACCCGAAACGTCAACCCCGACGTTCGGATCGTCGCGGTGGCGAACGAGGAGACGCACGTCGAGAAGTTGGACGCCGTCGGGGCGGACGAGATCATCGATTTGCGTGCGATCGGCGGCCGACTGCTCGGGGAATCGCTGCTCGATGGCCAGACGGACGACGTCGAGAACGACATCGATTCATCGTCGAGCGCGGAGTCCGGCGGGTCCGACGAGTGA
- a CDS encoding Rid family detoxifying hydrolase, with translation MKRTISTDDAPAAVGAYSQATTNGSLLITAGQLPLTVDGELLDDESVADQTRQCMRNVEAILESEGLSLSDLLKTTVFLDDIDDFDEFNEAYSEFFDEEPPARSAVGAGAVPKGAAVEIEAIATTE, from the coding sequence ATGAAACGGACCATCAGCACGGACGACGCCCCGGCCGCAGTGGGCGCGTACAGCCAAGCGACGACGAACGGGAGCCTCCTGATCACGGCGGGACAGCTCCCGCTGACGGTCGACGGCGAACTCCTCGACGACGAATCGGTCGCCGACCAGACGCGACAGTGTATGCGCAACGTCGAGGCCATCCTCGAATCGGAGGGGCTCTCGCTCTCGGACCTGTTGAAGACGACTGTCTTCCTCGACGATATCGACGACTTCGACGAGTTCAACGAGGCCTACAGCGAGTTCTTCGACGAGGAACCGCCGGCGAGAAGCGCCGTCGGCGCGGGCGCGGTCCCGAAGGGTGCGGCCGTCGAGATCGAAGCGATCGCGACGACCGAGTAA
- a CDS encoding anthranilate synthase component I family protein: MSEITVVTEREEFVEVAASAPDGARIPVEVRTVVSDPFEAYRRVCGSDTDGVYLETTGGQSGWGYFAIDPVERVEIPADSEEASADSGEAHGATPTLDAIDSLLDRELLVRGSCEVPYPCGAFGWLAYDVARELETLPETTESDGLPRLQLGVFDRVVAWKEPRDDAEGVELRITVCPVVCDDHEASCGDDQEHTGDTETTSDHEATYETALERATALAEAVHSEPEATPTPPVHAGSATFESECGEAAFADRVSAIKQYIRDGDTFQTNVSHRLVAPAAVHPVDAFDALRRVNPAPYSGLLEFPGVDLVSASPELLLEVDGDRLITEPIAGTRPRGETPEEDAELEADLLANEKERAEHAMLVDLERNDLGKVSEYGTVEVSEYRRIDRYSEVMHLVSLVEGVRRPETTIADAVAAVFPGGTITGAPKPRTMEIIDEVERTRRGPYTGSIGIFGFDDRATLNIVIRTLVRRGGDYRLRVGAGIVHDSVPEDEYQETLDKARALINAVDEALGAQASFAVEGTDRAQSNNESDDPRPLGVDESR; encoded by the coding sequence ATGAGCGAAATCACGGTCGTCACTGAACGAGAGGAGTTCGTCGAGGTCGCTGCCTCCGCGCCCGACGGGGCTCGCATCCCGGTCGAAGTTCGAACCGTCGTTTCCGACCCGTTCGAGGCGTATCGACGCGTTTGCGGTTCCGACACCGACGGCGTTTATCTCGAAACCACCGGAGGGCAGTCCGGGTGGGGATATTTCGCTATCGACCCCGTCGAACGAGTGGAAATCCCCGCTGACTCGGAGGAAGCTTCCGCGGATTCGGGGGAAGCTCACGGCGCTACGCCGACTCTCGACGCGATCGACTCGCTCCTCGATCGCGAGTTGCTCGTTCGTGGCAGTTGTGAGGTCCCGTATCCGTGCGGCGCGTTCGGCTGGCTCGCCTACGACGTCGCCCGAGAGCTCGAAACGCTCCCCGAGACGACCGAAAGCGACGGTCTCCCTCGGCTTCAACTCGGAGTTTTCGACCGCGTTGTCGCGTGGAAGGAACCGCGTGATGACGCTGAGGGCGTCGAACTCCGAATTACGGTCTGTCCCGTCGTGTGCGACGATCACGAGGCCTCCTGCGGTGACGATCAGGAGCACACCGGCGACACTGAAACTACTAGCGATCACGAGGCGACGTACGAAACCGCGCTCGAGCGAGCGACCGCGTTGGCGGAGGCGGTGCACTCGGAGCCAGAAGCGACGCCGACACCGCCGGTACACGCGGGCAGCGCCACGTTCGAGAGCGAGTGCGGCGAAGCGGCCTTCGCCGATCGCGTCAGCGCGATCAAACAGTACATCCGCGACGGAGACACGTTCCAGACGAACGTCTCACACCGGCTCGTCGCGCCGGCAGCCGTCCATCCGGTAGACGCCTTCGATGCGCTCCGACGCGTGAATCCCGCCCCCTATTCGGGATTGCTAGAATTCCCGGGTGTCGATCTCGTCAGCGCGAGCCCGGAACTGCTCTTGGAAGTCGACGGCGACCGCCTCATCACCGAACCGATCGCGGGAACGCGACCGCGCGGAGAGACTCCCGAAGAAGACGCCGAGTTGGAGGCCGACCTGCTTGCGAACGAGAAAGAGCGGGCCGAGCACGCGATGCTCGTCGATCTCGAACGCAACGATCTCGGGAAAGTCAGCGAGTACGGCACTGTCGAGGTATCGGAGTACCGCCGGATCGACCGCTACTCGGAGGTGATGCACCTCGTTTCGCTCGTCGAAGGCGTTCGCCGCCCGGAGACGACCATCGCGGACGCCGTCGCTGCGGTGTTCCCCGGCGGAACCATCACCGGTGCGCCGAAACCCCGAACGATGGAGATCATCGACGAAGTCGAAAGGACCCGACGCGGGCCTTACACCGGTAGCATCGGGATCTTCGGTTTCGACGACCGGGCGACGTTGAACATCGTCATTCGCACGCTCGTTCGACGCGGCGGGGACTATCGGCTCCGCGTCGGTGCCGGCATCGTTCACGACTCCGTCCCCGAAGACGAGTACCAAGAGACGCTCGATAAGGCCCGCGCACTCATCAACGCCGTCGACGAGGCGCTCGGAGCGCAGGCCTCGTTCGCCGTCGAGGGTACCGATCGAGCGCAATCGAACAACGAATCGGACGACCCGCGGCCGCTCGGGGTAGACGAGTCGCGATGA